A genomic region of Streptomyces sp. R33 contains the following coding sequences:
- a CDS encoding IS5 family transposase (programmed frameshift), whose amino-acid sequence MSLRTLIWGCGVARRKPWEVDDELWAVIESLLPRVERRTRHPGRKRHPDRLVFQGILFVLHTGIAWEHLPQELGFGSGMTCWRRLAEWTEADVWPRLHETLLARLRGAGALDFSRAVVDGSHIRAFKGGSKTGRSPVDRGRNGSKHHLITDATGIPLAAILTGGNRNDVTQFIPLLQAVPPVRGKRGRPRRRPDTVLGDRGYDHDKYRRLAWALGVKPVIARRGVPHGSGLGTERWVVERAFAHLHWFRRLRIRWEVRDDIHEAFLSLACSLICWRRLKSFR is encoded by the exons ATGTCCCTGAGAACGTTGATCTGGGGGTGTGGGGTGGCTCGGCGGAAGCCGTGGGAAGTGGACGATGAACTCTGGGCGGTGATCGAATCGCTCCTGCCGAGGGTGGAGCGACGGACTCGTCATCCTGGTCGGAAGCGGCATCCGGACCGGCTGGTGTTCCAGGGCATCCTGTTCGTTCTGCACACCGGGATCGCGTGGGAACACCTCCCGCAGGAACTGGGGTTCGGATCGGGCATGACCTGCTGGCGGCGCCTGGCTGAGTGGACCGAGGCCGACGTCTGGCCGCGGCTGCACGAGACCCTTCTGGCCCGGCTCCGCGGGGCCGGCGCTCTGGACTTCTCGCGGGCCGTGGTCGACGGCTCCCACATACGCGCGT TTAAAGGGGGCTCCAAAACAGGGCGAAGCCCCGTTGACCGGGGCAGGAATGGCAGCAAGCACCACCTGATCACCGATGCCACCGGCATTCCGCTTGCCGCCATCCTGACTGGCGGCAACCGCAACGACGTCACCCAGTTCATCCCCCTCCTCCAGGCCGTCCCACCGGTTCGCGGCAAGCGCGGCCGGCCCCGTCGGCGGCCCGACACGGTGCTCGGGGACCGCGGCTACGACCATGACAAGTACCGACGCCTGGCCTGGGCCCTGGGCGTGAAACCCGTCATCGCCCGACGCGGCGTCCCACACGGCTCCGGCCTCGGCACCGAACGCTGGGTTGTCGAGCGGGCCTTCGCCCACCTCCACTGGTTCCGCCGATTGCGGATCCGCTGGGAAGTCCGCGACGACATCCACGAAGCCTTCCTCAGCCTCGCTTGCTCACTCATCTGCTGGCGACGCCTGAAGTCATTCCGATAG
- a CDS encoding lactate dehydrogenase — protein MTTTIGIIGAGAIGQTVSNTILASGIADQLLLASRTLVQAQALTDDLDDMRTSTGAFTTLLGCRPEDTTTAAALVIAIRERFTNTHQHDIRMGGAANARAIRDLGRRLRGYTGTVLIVTNPVDLMARLFAESSGCTRVYGIGSNLDTARYRLALSSLTGVPADQIRGHVIGEHGDSAVICASTTTVNGRALAVPVREIRKTLADRPGSISSGVGRTRSGPAGAVLTTLRLVLGQADGTTELCTEWIGHWLGVPMTFTAGQGKPTLPVLDPTEADRFTASGNKLDTAYQALATIQ, from the coding sequence CATCGGCCAGACCGTGTCCAACACGATCCTGGCCTCCGGCATCGCCGACCAGCTGCTGCTCGCCTCCCGCACACTCGTCCAGGCGCAGGCCTTGACGGACGACCTGGACGACATGCGCACCTCCACCGGCGCCTTCACCACGCTGCTTGGCTGCCGGCCCGAGGACACCACCACCGCGGCAGCGCTCGTCATCGCGATCCGGGAGCGCTTCACCAACACCCACCAGCACGACATCCGCATGGGCGGCGCCGCCAACGCCCGCGCCATCCGCGACCTCGGCCGCCGCCTGCGCGGCTACACCGGCACCGTCCTCATCGTCACCAACCCCGTTGACCTGATGGCCCGTCTCTTCGCCGAATCGTCCGGCTGCACCCGTGTCTACGGGATCGGCTCCAACCTGGACACGGCCCGCTACCGGCTCGCTCTGTCCTCGCTGACGGGCGTGCCCGCGGACCAGATCCGCGGGCACGTCATCGGCGAACACGGAGACAGCGCCGTCATCTGCGCGTCGACCACCACCGTCAACGGCCGCGCCCTCGCCGTCCCCGTCCGGGAAATCCGCAAGACGCTGGCCGACCGGCCCGGCAGCATCAGCAGCGGCGTCGGCCGCACCCGATCAGGACCCGCCGGAGCCGTCCTGACCACGCTGCGCCTCGTGCTCGGGCAGGCCGACGGCACCACCGAGCTTTGCACCGAATGGATCGGCCACTGGCTCGGCGTCCCCATGACCTTCACCGCCGGCCAGGGCAAGCCCACCCTCCCCGTCCTCGACCCCACCGAGGCCGACCGCTTCACCGCGTCCGGCAACAAGCTCGACACCGCCTACCAGGCACTCGCAACCATCCAGTAG
- a CDS encoding FxLD family lanthipeptide — MTHQVKHATTGMDEFHLDVRVVESGAPIASLLQDTGDGCGSTCANGATACVSLSGDAA; from the coding sequence ATGACTCACCAGGTGAAGCACGCCACGACCGGCATGGATGAGTTCCACCTCGACGTGCGGGTGGTCGAGTCCGGAGCGCCCATCGCGAGCCTCCTGCAGGACACCGGCGACGGCTGCGGCAGCACCTGCGCCAACGGCGCCACCGCCTGCGTCTCCCTCAGCGGCGACGCCGCCTGA
- a CDS encoding lantibiotic dehydratase, which produces MAGGARLYRYTGALFVRATTHPGTGVPEADVDLSGPVAAERGRTWLAAVWEHPQARQALEAASPVLAAQTAAMLAADSPGVKEVRRLVHSTAAYLLRWQGRATPFGHFAGVAPARTGPQPQARWGSGHRAVLRPDAVWLGAVADQLTANPEVLEGLPVAANPAAVTRGGRIVAPGRTPAKGLAPLEVSVAATGPVYSALAAASGPATFADVAKAVSIDFPHADSATVRGLLAQLLEHGVLLSALDEVATATDPIGVLREVTALAVTSAPVPVPTGQVTGSPSPSWPDTALDARITIPEGVLSEVARAASVLARLSPYPSGPPAWRDYHQRFRQTYGDGAAVPVAELVGDAGLGWPSGYLGADRPAPARMLSARDEAFLALAQQAALDGVREVVLTEELITELALVDVAELVPPPCVEMAFQLHADNADEVRRGRFEVWLASAARPASSMAGRFADLLPGPDTDRLAAALAGPPGPLPAQLLFPARRRRSANVTRVPRLLEHTITLGWPDQGPGSIALEDLAVTCDPDRLYLIRASTGQLVEPRVLHALEPRVLTPPLARFLAEVAAARRTFWRLPDWGAAARLPYLPRLRHGRTVLAPARWLLAAAQLPGPSAERPVWEEAFDRWRTRQKLPARVVLVETEMRLPLDLNVPLHRELLRARLAKAREVEVREAPSPAAGSTSPSAGGFMGRAHEFLTVLHATVPIPARPVALAVPAPVAELPGASCTVCARLYGHPRRQDEILTEHLPRLLAGWESAPLWWFTRHLGDDPHLRIVLRLADRAAYGQAAERLGGWADELRRHQLAPRLDLTAHHPHSARFGHGPARESAERVFAADTVAALAQITYAVRTATPAETLTAASLADLATAFAPTPGDGWSWLAAHLPRESGPVDTGLSRQALALAAADAAWCRQPDGHAVTAAWAARAEALTAYRQALAAERDPMTVLRVLLQLHHVRALGSGPETERTTHRLARAVALGHTHHRKARP; this is translated from the coding sequence ATGGCAGGCGGAGCGCGGCTGTACCGGTACACGGGGGCCTTGTTTGTGCGGGCCACCACCCATCCCGGGACGGGCGTCCCGGAAGCGGACGTAGACCTGTCCGGGCCCGTGGCCGCCGAGCGCGGCCGGACCTGGCTGGCGGCCGTCTGGGAGCACCCGCAGGCCCGCCAGGCGCTCGAGGCCGCGAGCCCCGTCCTGGCCGCACAGACCGCCGCCATGCTGGCCGCCGACTCGCCGGGCGTGAAGGAGGTGCGGCGGCTGGTGCACTCCACCGCCGCCTACCTGCTGCGTTGGCAGGGTCGGGCAACCCCCTTCGGGCACTTCGCCGGAGTGGCTCCCGCACGCACCGGTCCGCAGCCCCAAGCCCGGTGGGGCAGCGGGCACCGCGCCGTACTGCGTCCGGATGCCGTTTGGCTGGGGGCGGTCGCTGATCAGCTTACCGCCAATCCCGAGGTCCTGGAGGGGCTGCCCGTCGCGGCGAACCCGGCCGCCGTCACCCGGGGCGGGCGGATTGTCGCGCCCGGCCGTACGCCAGCCAAGGGGCTGGCCCCGCTGGAGGTGTCGGTGGCGGCCACCGGCCCCGTGTACTCCGCGCTCGCCGCCGCCTCGGGCCCCGCCACGTTCGCCGACGTGGCCAAGGCCGTTTCCATCGACTTCCCCCATGCCGACAGCGCCACCGTCCGCGGGCTCCTGGCCCAGCTCCTGGAGCACGGTGTGCTGCTGTCGGCTCTGGACGAGGTGGCCACCGCCACCGACCCCATCGGCGTCCTGCGCGAGGTGACTGCTCTTGCGGTCACCTCCGCGCCGGTGCCCGTCCCCACGGGGCAGGTGACCGGAAGTCCCTCGCCGTCCTGGCCGGACACCGCCCTCGACGCTCGCATCACCATCCCCGAAGGGGTCCTGTCCGAGGTCGCGAGGGCCGCGTCCGTGCTGGCACGGCTCTCGCCGTATCCGTCGGGTCCTCCGGCGTGGAGGGACTACCACCAGCGCTTCCGGCAGACGTACGGGGACGGCGCGGCCGTGCCGGTGGCCGAGCTGGTCGGCGACGCCGGACTCGGCTGGCCGTCCGGCTACCTCGGCGCCGACCGCCCGGCCCCGGCCCGGATGCTGTCCGCCCGTGACGAGGCTTTCCTCGCTCTCGCTCAGCAGGCTGCCCTCGACGGGGTCCGGGAGGTGGTCCTCACCGAGGAGCTCATCACCGAACTGGCCCTTGTGGACGTGGCCGAGCTGGTCCCGCCGCCGTGCGTGGAGATGGCGTTCCAGCTCCACGCCGACAACGCGGACGAGGTACGGCGGGGCCGGTTCGAGGTGTGGCTGGCCTCGGCGGCCCGTCCAGCCTCCTCCATGGCCGGACGGTTCGCCGACCTCCTGCCCGGCCCTGACACCGACCGGCTGGCCGCCGCCCTCGCCGGGCCGCCCGGCCCGCTCCCCGCGCAGCTGCTCTTCCCGGCCCGCCGGCGCCGCAGCGCCAACGTCACCCGTGTTCCCCGCTTGCTGGAGCACACCATCACGCTCGGCTGGCCCGATCAGGGGCCCGGAAGCATCGCGTTGGAAGACCTCGCCGTCACCTGCGACCCCGACCGCCTCTACCTGATCCGGGCCTCCACCGGGCAGCTGGTCGAGCCCCGCGTCCTGCACGCGCTGGAGCCACGCGTGCTGACACCGCCGCTGGCACGGTTCCTCGCCGAAGTCGCCGCAGCCCGCCGCACCTTCTGGCGGCTTCCCGACTGGGGCGCCGCCGCCCGGCTGCCCTACCTGCCCCGGCTCCGGCACGGCCGGACCGTCCTCGCCCCTGCCCGCTGGCTCCTGGCCGCCGCCCAGCTGCCCGGCCCGTCCGCCGAGCGGCCCGTGTGGGAGGAGGCATTCGACCGCTGGCGTACCCGGCAGAAGCTCCCGGCCCGCGTCGTGCTCGTGGAGACGGAAATGCGGCTGCCATTGGACCTGAATGTGCCACTGCACCGGGAGCTGCTGCGGGCCCGCCTCGCCAAGGCCCGGGAGGTGGAAGTGCGCGAGGCGCCTTCGCCGGCCGCAGGCTCCACCTCACCTTCCGCGGGCGGGTTCATGGGCCGCGCCCACGAGTTCCTCACCGTCCTGCACGCCACCGTCCCCATACCTGCCCGGCCGGTCGCGCTCGCCGTCCCGGCGCCGGTGGCGGAGTTACCCGGCGCCTCCTGCACGGTGTGCGCCCGTTTGTACGGGCACCCTCGCCGGCAGGACGAGATCCTCACCGAACACTTGCCCCGGCTGCTGGCCGGTTGGGAGTCGGCCCCGCTGTGGTGGTTCACCCGCCACCTTGGCGACGACCCCCACCTGAGGATTGTCCTGCGGCTCGCCGACCGGGCCGCATACGGGCAGGCCGCCGAACGACTCGGTGGCTGGGCCGACGAGCTGCGCCGCCACCAGCTCGCCCCCCGCCTGGACCTGACCGCCCACCATCCGCACAGCGCCCGCTTCGGCCACGGCCCGGCCCGTGAGAGCGCGGAGCGGGTCTTCGCGGCCGACACTGTCGCCGCGCTCGCCCAGATCACCTACGCGGTGCGCACCGCAACCCCAGCCGAAACGCTCACCGCCGCCTCCCTCGCCGATCTCGCCACCGCCTTCGCGCCCACCCCCGGTGATGGATGGTCCTGGCTGGCCGCGCACCTGCCGCGCGAAAGCGGCCCCGTGGACACCGGGCTGTCCCGGCAGGCCCTGGCCCTCGCAGCGGCAGATGCCGCCTGGTGCCGCCAGCCGGACGGTCACGCTGTCACGGCTGCGTGGGCGGCCCGCGCCGAAGCGCTCACCGCCTACCGGCAAGCGCTGGCCGCCGAACGCGACCCGATGACCGTGCTGCGCGTGCTGCTCCAGCTCCACCACGTGCGCGCCCTCGGCAGCGGTCCCGAAACCGAGCGGACAACCCACCGTCTCGCCCGTGCCGTCGCCCTCGGGCACACCCACCATCGAAAGGCCCGCCCGTGA